The following DNA comes from Janthinobacterium sp. TB1-E2.
CCTTCAATTGCGCCAGGAATGGTTCCAGCTGGTCCAGCGGCAAGGCGCTGGGGCCGTCGCAGCGGGCATTGTCCGGGTCAGGATGAGCTTCCAGGAACAGGCCGGCGATGCCGACGGCCAGGCCGGCGCGGGCCAGATCCGCCACTTGCTGGCGGCGGCCGCCCGAAGCGGCGCCACCGGGGTCGCGCTGCTGCAGCGCGTGCGTGACGTCGAAGATGATGGGCAAGTCGTCGCACGTCTTCTTCATGACGCCAAAGCCCAGCATGTCGACCACCAGGTTGTCGTAGCCGAGGCAGGTGCCGCGGTCGCACAGGATCAGCTGATCGTTGCCCGCTTCCTTGAATTTCTCGACGATATTGGCCATCTGGCCAGGGCTCAAAAATTGCGGCTTCTTGATGTTGATGACTTTGCCTGTTTTCGCCAGGGCCACGACGAGGTCCGTCTGGCGCGCGAGGAAAGCGGGCAGTTGCAGCACGTCGACCACTTCGGCCACCTGCTGCGCCTGCCATGGTTCATGCACGTCGGTAATCACGGGCACGCCGAACGCCGCCTTGACGTCCTGGAAGATGCGCATGCCTTCTTCCAGGCCCGGGCCGCGGTAGGAATGGATCGATGAACGGTTGGCCTTGTCGAAGCTGGCCTTGAACACATAGGGAATGCCCAGTTTTTGCGTCACGCGCACATATTCTTCGCAGGCGCGCATGGCAAGATCGCGCGATTCGAGCACGT
Coding sequences within:
- the kdsA gene encoding 3-deoxy-8-phosphooctulonate synthase, which produces MTSVKVHGIDVSNTGSFALFGGINVLESRDLAMRACEEYVRVTQKLGIPYVFKASFDKANRSSIHSYRGPGLEEGMRIFQDVKAAFGVPVITDVHEPWQAQQVAEVVDVLQLPAFLARQTDLVVALAKTGKVINIKKPQFLSPGQMANIVEKFKEAGNDQLILCDRGTCLGYDNLVVDMLGFGVMKKTCDDLPIIFDVTHALQQRDPGGAASGGRRQQVADLARAGLAVGIAGLFLEAHPDPDNARCDGPSALPLDQLEPFLAQLKALDDLVKSFAPLNIK